Part of the Deltaproteobacteria bacterium genome is shown below.
GCCGGGTTGACCTTCTGATAGGACGGCGGCGTCGGCATGCCGGGAGGAAGCTGCGGGGCCGCCTTGGTGATCATCGCCTGCACGTCCTGCGCGGCGGCGTCAATGTTCCGGTCGAGCGTGAAGGTGATGGTGATCTGGGTGAGCCCCAGCCCGCTGCTGGAGTTCATCGTATCCACCCCGGCGATCGTGGAGAACTGCTTTTCCAGCGGCGTGGCCACGGACGAGGCCATCGTCTCCGGGCTCGCCCCCGGCAGGTTCGCCGTAACCAGGATCGTCGGAAAATCCACGTTGGGAAGGTCGCTCACCGGCAGGTGGCGGTACCCCATGACGCCGAAAAGCAGGATGGCCAGCATCACGAGGGTCGTCATCACGGGACGACGTATGAAAAGCTCGGTCACCATCCTTTCCTCTTACTTGCCGTTTCCCGACTTGAGTTCCACACGCGCGCCGGGAACGAGGCGCAGCTGCCCGTCCGTCACCACGATCTCGCCCGCCTGGACCCCCTTCTCGACGACGGTCTCGCGGCCGATCGCATCGCCGGTGGAGACCGGGCGGGACTCCGCGGTATTGTCGGCGCGCACCACGAAGACATATTGTCCCTTCTGGCCGGTCTGGATCGCGGCGGTCGGGACGAGAACGGCGTTTGGCTTCACGGTCAGCGTCAGCACTACGTTGACGAACTGCCCCGGCCACAGCCTGCGGTCCGCGTTGGGGAACGTGCCCTTGAGCTGGATCGTGCCGGTCGCGTTGTCCACGGCGTTGCCGATGAACGTGAGCGAACCCTGCGCGGGGGACTTTTCCTCATCCGGCGCGGCCGCCTCCACCTTCAACGTACGGGCTTCCCTGTATTTCCTGATATCGGGAAGGTACTGCTCCGGCACGGAAAACGTGACGTATATCGGCACGACCTGGTTGATCGTGACGAGGCTCGTGTCGTTCGCCTTGACGACGTTTCCCTTCTTGGCGAAGAGCGCCCCTGTCCGCCCGTCGATGGGCGACCGTATTGTGCAGTATCCGAGCTGGACACGCGCGTTTTCGACGACTGCCTTGTCGGCATGGACCGTTGCGGCGAGCGCGGCGGCGTTGGACACGACCTGGTCG
Proteins encoded:
- a CDS encoding efflux RND transporter periplasmic adaptor subunit — encoded protein: MPLPSIIMAVLFAFAGCSGGGSTKAAPGAQPAAVPVVAASAVERDVPVTLRVIGTAEAYSTVTVKTMVNGEIVKVGFNEGQDVKKGDLIFVIDQRSYEAALKTAEANLARDIAFKENAEKDVKRYEYLIGKDLVPRQQYDQVVSNAAALAATVHADKAVVENARVQLGYCTIRSPIDGRTGALFAKKGNVVKANDTSLVTINQVVPIYVTFSVPEQYLPDIRKYREARTLKVEAAAPDEEKSPAQGSLTFIGNAVDNATGTIQLKGTFPNADRRLWPGQFVNVVLTLTVKPNAVLVPTAAIQTGQKGQYVFVVRADNTAESRPVSTGDAIGRETVVEKGVQAGEIVVTDGQLRLVPGARVELKSGNGK